The proteins below come from a single Gordonia pseudamarae genomic window:
- a CDS encoding 3-methyladenine DNA glycosylase → MPTVTTTLAGERWRASRAAHTGRVDALIGPYLRERRSGRKHPVVDFLFTYYGSRPAHVTRWHPGLGVALDDADEYLRLPGYVRGPEGVQADPALVVERAEALRTAVDLLSATNARPARLGCFGLHEWAMVFRTDRPRHSLPLRLGAAGTDAVVESMPLRCTHFDAFRFFTPAAEPLNERPLSRASQLRDEQPGCLHTTMDLYRTCLRMIPLIESDLTFEAFRLALNARELDMCASPYDLTALGYDPVCVETPAGRAEYVRRQSDIADRGRLLRESILDRLRGIATTTHCADTTKLPASSIVAVSSAPPTTRVGYRRRTRPR, encoded by the coding sequence ATGCCGACGGTGACGACCACCCTGGCCGGCGAGCGGTGGCGGGCGTCGCGCGCCGCGCACACCGGCCGGGTGGACGCACTGATCGGCCCCTATCTGCGGGAACGACGATCGGGCCGCAAACACCCGGTCGTCGACTTCCTGTTCACCTACTACGGGTCGCGGCCGGCCCACGTCACCCGGTGGCATCCGGGTCTGGGCGTCGCCCTCGACGATGCCGACGAGTACCTGCGGTTGCCCGGCTACGTTCGCGGCCCCGAGGGCGTGCAGGCCGATCCGGCACTGGTGGTCGAGCGTGCCGAGGCCCTGCGGACGGCCGTCGACCTGCTGTCGGCCACCAATGCCCGGCCCGCCCGGCTCGGCTGTTTCGGGCTGCACGAGTGGGCGATGGTGTTCCGCACCGACCGTCCCCGGCACAGTCTCCCGCTGCGGCTGGGCGCGGCCGGCACCGACGCCGTGGTTGAGTCGATGCCGTTGCGGTGCACCCACTTCGACGCCTTCCGGTTTTTCACCCCGGCTGCCGAACCGCTCAACGAACGCCCGTTGTCACGTGCGTCACAATTGCGGGACGAGCAGCCCGGCTGCCTGCACACCACGATGGATCTGTACCGGACGTGTCTGCGTATGATTCCCCTTATCGAGTCCGATCTGACATTCGAGGCCTTCCGACTGGCCCTGAATGCCCGCGAACTCGACATGTGCGCGAGTCCGTACGACCTGACCGCGCTCGGTTACGACCCCGTCTGCGTGGAAACCCCGGCAGGCCGGGCCGAGTATGTGCGCCGCCAATCGGATATCGCCGATCGAGGCAGGCTTCTGCGAGAATCAATTCTGGATCGACTACGCGGAATTGCGACCACCACACACTGCGCCGACACCACTAAATTACCGGCGAGTAGCATTGTGGCGGTCAGTTCCGCCCCACCCACCACCCGCGTCGGGTACCGCCGAAGGACCCGCCCGCGGTGA